In Streptomyces canus, one DNA window encodes the following:
- a CDS encoding GNAT family N-acetyltransferase yields MHHWRRDLIELAALFTAVAVVDTVANLIGHGPDGAALLVISAVTLAATAGFHTWWARRHGHAPPTGDTGTRPLPQGEQAGPSDQPSRTSDPVAAESTLWRMRTTVKDEPGSLAALCTALAAHRVDILSLQTHPLAEGTVDEFLLRAPGALEGSEITRAVALAGGSDTWIERADTHDLVDAPTRVLGLATRTALDAAELPLALRQLLGRCTIRSLPAVPVGGGRGSESVPVEGALEDTVMRLRAPEGGVITVERPYLPFTPTEFARARALVELDARLGPRVPRSQDALTLPEGHDITVRRADTEDLEAAVAMHERCSPRTLTMRYHGPVGDADRYLNHLLSPRFGRTLAVQTASGRIVGLGHLLWDGDETEVALLVEDAWQRRGIGAELLERLVALAVEAGCESVYAVTQSSNTGMVAAMRGLGLPLDYQIEEGTLVITARIAPQGEPEPAVGVAEPQVNTGPRP; encoded by the coding sequence GTGCACCACTGGCGGCGCGACCTGATCGAACTCGCGGCCCTGTTCACGGCCGTCGCGGTGGTCGACACCGTCGCGAACCTGATCGGGCACGGCCCCGACGGTGCCGCGCTGCTGGTGATCTCGGCGGTGACCCTGGCCGCCACCGCCGGATTCCACACATGGTGGGCACGCCGCCACGGTCACGCACCCCCGACGGGTGATACCGGCACCCGGCCGCTGCCCCAGGGGGAGCAGGCCGGGCCGTCCGACCAGCCGTCGCGCACCTCGGACCCCGTGGCCGCGGAGAGCACGCTGTGGCGGATGCGCACCACGGTGAAGGACGAACCGGGTTCGCTGGCCGCCCTCTGCACGGCCCTCGCCGCGCACCGGGTGGACATCCTCAGCCTGCAGACCCACCCACTGGCCGAGGGCACGGTCGACGAGTTCCTGCTGCGTGCCCCCGGTGCGCTGGAGGGCTCCGAGATCACCCGGGCCGTCGCGCTGGCCGGCGGCTCCGACACCTGGATCGAGCGGGCCGACACGCACGACCTGGTGGACGCCCCGACCCGGGTGCTGGGCCTCGCCACCCGGACCGCCCTGGACGCGGCGGAACTGCCGCTGGCGTTGCGGCAGTTGCTGGGCCGGTGCACGATCCGGTCCTTGCCGGCCGTTCCGGTGGGAGGCGGTCGCGGTTCGGAGAGTGTGCCCGTGGAAGGAGCTCTGGAGGACACCGTGATGCGGTTGCGGGCACCGGAAGGCGGAGTGATCACCGTGGAACGGCCGTATCTGCCGTTCACGCCGACGGAGTTCGCCCGGGCCCGGGCCCTGGTCGAGCTGGACGCCCGGCTGGGTCCGCGGGTGCCGCGCAGCCAGGACGCACTGACGCTGCCGGAAGGCCACGACATCACCGTGCGCCGGGCCGACACCGAGGACCTGGAGGCCGCGGTGGCGATGCACGAGCGGTGCTCGCCGCGGACGTTGACCATGCGCTACCACGGGCCCGTCGGTGACGCCGACCGCTATCTCAACCACCTGCTCAGTCCCCGGTTCGGCCGCACCCTGGCCGTACAGACCGCTTCGGGTCGGATCGTGGGGCTCGGGCATCTGCTGTGGGACGGTGACGAGACCGAGGTGGCGCTGCTCGTCGAGGACGCGTGGCAGCGGCGTGGGATCGGCGCGGAGTTGCTGGAGCGGCTGGTGGCGCTGGCTGTCGAGGCCGGGTGCGAGAGCGTGTACGCCGTGACCCAGTCCTCCAACACGGGGATGGTCGCCGCGATGCGGGGGCTGGGGCTCCCCCTCGACTATCAGATCGAGGAGGGGACCCTGGTGATCACCGCGCGTATCGCTCCTCAGGGAGAGCCCGAACCTGCTGTGGGAGTCGCGGAGCCGCAGGTCAATACAGGCCCGCGGCCCTGA
- a CDS encoding alkaline phosphatase D family protein: MSHRPFPGRRSVLRGSLAASAALTLPTVSGAAPAFALSGRPGAGWGVQTGDVTSDSGLVWVRSDRPARMIVETSATESFRNPRRWHGPLLGADTDFTGTTRLRGLPSGEQIHYRVLLADPDDPRRTGEPVAGTFRTVSHKRRDGVRFLWSGDLAGQGWGINPDFGGYTIYRAMAQLDPDFFLCSGDNIYADGPIAATAALPDGSTWRNITTEEKSKVAETLAEFRGNFRYNLLDHNLRAFNAQVPSVIQWDDHEVRNNWYPGQTILDSDARYTEKSVDVLAGRARRAFSEYFPISTLRPGARDGRVYRVLPQGPLLDVFVLDMRTYRNANSPDDQTVDPQGILGREQLEWLKRELSRSRAVWKVIASDMPLGLVVPDTTEGRANIEAVAQGDPGAPLGRELQIAELLRYIKHRRITGTVWLTADVHHTSAQHYQPSRAAFTDFEPFWEFVSGPLNAGAFPASALDGTFGPERVFVKAPTASNVSPAGGYQFFGEVDIDGHSGELTVRLREQDGTVLFTQALQPGRVGQ; the protein is encoded by the coding sequence ATGTCACACCGTCCGTTCCCCGGCCGCCGCAGCGTGCTGCGCGGCTCCCTGGCCGCATCGGCCGCCCTCACCCTGCCGACGGTCTCCGGAGCCGCACCGGCCTTCGCGCTCTCCGGGCGCCCCGGGGCGGGCTGGGGGGTGCAGACGGGAGACGTGACCTCCGACTCCGGCCTGGTGTGGGTGCGTTCCGACCGTCCGGCCCGGATGATCGTGGAGACGTCGGCGACCGAGTCGTTCCGCAACCCCCGCAGATGGCACGGCCCGCTGCTCGGCGCGGACACCGACTTCACCGGTACGACCCGGCTGCGCGGTCTGCCGTCGGGCGAGCAGATCCACTACCGCGTGCTGCTGGCCGACCCGGACGACCCGCGCCGCACCGGCGAGCCGGTCGCCGGCACCTTCCGCACGGTGTCCCACAAACGCCGTGACGGGGTGCGGTTCCTGTGGTCCGGCGACCTCGCCGGGCAGGGCTGGGGCATCAACCCGGACTTCGGCGGCTACACGATCTACCGGGCGATGGCCCAGCTCGACCCGGACTTCTTCCTGTGCAGCGGCGACAACATCTACGCCGACGGCCCGATCGCGGCGACCGCCGCCCTGCCCGACGGCAGCACCTGGCGGAACATCACCACCGAGGAGAAGTCCAAGGTCGCCGAGACCCTGGCCGAGTTCCGCGGCAACTTCCGCTACAACCTGCTCGACCACAACCTCCGGGCCTTCAACGCCCAGGTGCCGTCCGTCATTCAGTGGGACGACCACGAGGTGCGCAACAACTGGTACCCGGGCCAGACGATCCTCGACTCCGACGCCCGCTACACCGAGAAGAGCGTCGACGTGCTCGCGGGCCGAGCCCGGCGCGCGTTCAGCGAGTACTTCCCGATCTCCACGCTGCGGCCGGGTGCGCGGGACGGCCGGGTGTACCGGGTGCTGCCCCAGGGTCCGCTGCTCGACGTGTTCGTGCTGGACATGCGGACCTACCGCAACGCCAACTCGCCCGACGACCAGACCGTGGACCCGCAGGGCATCCTCGGCCGGGAGCAGTTGGAATGGCTCAAGCGGGAGCTGTCGCGCTCGAGGGCGGTGTGGAAGGTGATCGCCTCCGACATGCCGCTCGGCCTGGTCGTGCCCGACACCACGGAGGGCAGGGCGAACATCGAGGCGGTGGCGCAGGGCGACCCGGGCGCCCCGCTCGGACGTGAGCTGCAGATCGCCGAGCTGCTGCGGTACATCAAGCACCGGCGGATCACCGGCACGGTATGGCTGACCGCCGACGTGCACCACACCTCGGCCCAGCACTACCAGCCGTCGCGGGCCGCGTTCACCGACTTCGAGCCGTTCTGGGAGTTCGTCTCGGGTCCGCTGAACGCGGGTGCCTTCCCGGCCAGCGCGCTCGACGGCACCTTCGGCCCCGAGCGGGTGTTCGTGAAGGCACCGACCGCCTCGAACGTCTCCCCCGCGGGCGGCTACCAGTTCTTCGGCGAGGTCGACATCGACGGCCACAGCGGTGAGCTGACGGTGCGTCTGCGCGAGCAGGACGGCACGGTGCTGTTCACGCAGGCGCTCCAGCCGGGTCGGGTGGGCCAGTGA
- the pdxR gene encoding MocR-like pyridoxine biosynthesis transcription factor PdxR: MTSSRTNPEGKPDVPESAASPAWELLLPAVSAPARTRGRSLQAALREAVRTGRLMPGTRLPSSRDLAADLGVSRGLVTEAYEQLTAEGYLRSGRGAGTWVGGAVRAAHPRARDLAPRSRGSRADFVAGTPDLSLFPRTAWATAHRGVLAELPHQDLGYPDPRGLPRLRAALAELLARRRGVVADPERIVVVSGVAQATTLLGFALHARGLPTVGVEDPGSPQHDALYAAAGVAIVPIPLDEDGISLGPLYDSGVRAVVTTPSHQFPTGIAYSARRRAELLDWARSVDGFVLEDDYDGDFRYDRAPVGALQGLDPDRVAYAGSVSKSLAPGLRLGWLLVPEALADEVVERKRTMDLGHPTLDQALFARFVERGDYDRQLRRCQRAYRERRDALVSALDEHLPGTEVSGIAAGLHVIATLPQRYGPQERFLARLAAAGVTVRPLTDYAHARAEPDEKRGVRLVLGYAHLPETRIRDGVRLMAEAARG; the protein is encoded by the coding sequence ATGACGTCATCGCGGACCAATCCGGAGGGGAAGCCGGACGTTCCGGAATCCGCCGCGTCGCCTGCCTGGGAGCTGCTGCTGCCCGCCGTCTCCGCGCCGGCACGCACGCGTGGCCGTTCCCTGCAGGCGGCGCTGCGGGAGGCGGTGCGGACCGGACGGCTCATGCCGGGGACGCGGCTGCCGTCGAGCCGGGATCTGGCGGCCGACCTCGGTGTGTCGCGTGGGCTGGTCACCGAGGCGTACGAGCAGCTGACGGCGGAGGGTTATCTGCGCAGCGGCCGGGGTGCGGGCACCTGGGTCGGCGGTGCCGTGCGGGCCGCTCACCCACGCGCGCGTGACCTGGCCCCGCGGTCTCGGGGCAGCCGCGCGGACTTCGTGGCCGGGACGCCCGACCTGTCGTTGTTCCCCCGCACCGCCTGGGCCACGGCACACCGCGGTGTGCTGGCGGAACTGCCGCACCAGGACCTCGGTTATCCCGACCCGCGCGGGCTGCCCCGGCTGCGCGCCGCCTTGGCCGAGCTGCTGGCCCGCCGCAGGGGTGTGGTCGCGGACCCGGAGCGGATCGTGGTCGTCTCCGGCGTGGCGCAGGCGACGACGCTGCTCGGATTCGCGCTCCATGCGCGCGGGTTGCCGACCGTCGGCGTGGAGGATCCCGGCAGCCCGCAGCACGACGCCCTGTACGCGGCGGCCGGCGTCGCCATCGTTCCCATACCGCTGGACGAGGACGGAATCTCCCTCGGTCCCCTGTACGACTCGGGCGTGCGTGCCGTGGTCACGACGCCCTCGCACCAGTTCCCGACCGGCATCGCCTACTCCGCGCGGCGCCGTGCGGAACTGCTCGACTGGGCGCGTTCCGTCGACGGCTTCGTCCTGGAGGACGACTACGACGGCGACTTCCGCTATGACCGGGCCCCCGTCGGCGCGCTCCAGGGGCTCGACCCGGATCGGGTGGCCTACGCGGGATCGGTCAGCAAGTCCCTGGCTCCCGGACTGCGGCTCGGCTGGCTGCTGGTGCCGGAAGCGCTGGCCGACGAGGTCGTCGAACGGAAGCGGACCATGGACCTCGGTCATCCCACACTCGACCAGGCGCTGTTCGCCCGGTTCGTGGAGCGCGGCGACTACGACCGCCAACTGCGCCGCTGCCAGCGCGCCTACCGGGAGCGGCGTGACGCGCTGGTCTCCGCGCTGGACGAGCACCTCCCCGGCACGGAGGTGTCCGGGATCGCCGCCGGGCTGCACGTCATCGCCACGCTGCCGCAGCGGTACGGCCCCCAGGAGAGGTTCCTCGCGCGCCTGGCGGCGGCCGGTGTGACCGTCCGCCCGCTGACGGACTACGCACACGCGCGTGCCGAGCCCGACGAGAAGCGGGGCGTGCGGCTGGTCCTCGGCTACGCACACCTGCCTGAGACCCGGATCCGGGACGGCGTACGCCTGATGGCCGAGGCCGCCCGCGGCTGA
- a CDS encoding alpha/beta fold hydrolase — protein MSTTVSFKVPSAEGPQPVTVSYARVGRGEPLLLLHGIGHHRQAWDPVVDILATERDVIAVDLPGFGASPGLPEGLSYDLATTTSVFGAFCEALELDRPHVAGNSLGGLLALELGREQLVRSVTALSPAGFWSPAERRYAFGVLLAMRHISRRLPLPLVERLSRSAAGRTILTSTIYARPGLRSPEAVVAETLALAQATGFDATLRAGTAVQFGDDVPGLPVTVAWGTRDMLLVRRQGVRAKQIIPRARLVRLPGCGHCPMNDDPALVARVILDGSR, from the coding sequence ATGTCCACCACCGTCTCCTTCAAAGTCCCCTCCGCCGAGGGGCCGCAGCCCGTGACCGTCTCCTACGCGCGCGTGGGCCGCGGTGAGCCGCTGCTCCTGCTGCACGGCATAGGTCACCACCGGCAGGCCTGGGACCCGGTGGTGGACATCCTGGCGACCGAGCGCGACGTGATCGCCGTGGACCTGCCCGGGTTCGGCGCGTCGCCGGGGCTGCCCGAGGGGCTGTCGTACGACCTGGCCACCACGACGTCCGTGTTCGGGGCGTTCTGCGAGGCCCTGGAGCTGGACCGCCCGCACGTGGCGGGCAACTCCCTCGGCGGTCTGCTGGCCCTGGAACTCGGTCGCGAGCAGCTCGTACGGTCCGTCACCGCGCTGTCTCCCGCCGGGTTCTGGTCGCCGGCCGAGCGGCGCTACGCGTTCGGGGTACTGCTCGCGATGCGGCACATCTCCCGGCGGCTGCCACTGCCGCTGGTCGAGCGGCTGTCGCGCAGTGCGGCCGGCCGTACGATCCTCACGAGCACCATCTATGCGCGCCCGGGTCTGCGTTCACCCGAGGCCGTGGTCGCCGAGACGCTCGCCCTGGCGCAGGCCACGGGGTTCGACGCGACCCTCAGGGCCGGTACCGCCGTCCAGTTCGGCGACGACGTCCCGGGGCTGCCGGTCACGGTGGCCTGGGGCACCAGGGACATGCTGCTCGTGCGTCGGCAGGGGGTGCGGGCCAAGCAGATCATTCCCCGGGCCCGGCTCGTGCGGCTGCCCGGCTGCGGCCACTGCCCGATGAACGACGACCCCGCTCTGGTCGCGCGCGTCATCCTCGACGGCAGCCGCTGA
- a CDS encoding RNA polymerase sigma-70 factor → MATDTETDVFEEHRPVLMGVAYRMLGRVTDAEDVVQDAWLRWSAADRSEVREPRAYLVRVTTRLAIDRLRQVKARGETYVGPWLPEPYVTDFGDTVPDTAEQAVLADSVSLAVLVVMESLSPLERAVFVLREAFGYPYADIAAMLDRGEPAVRQLAGRARRHVEERRPRYEVDPVRRRDLTERFLAAAGGGDLEGLMSLLAPDVRLVGDSGGKTKAPLRVLESADHVGRFLVGVAEKGVPDISWRFLELNGGPAVLVLSGGKPDSVFQLDVLDGRIQSVYVIRNPDKLRSLPAA, encoded by the coding sequence GTGGCCACTGACACCGAGACCGATGTCTTCGAAGAGCACCGTCCCGTCCTCATGGGCGTCGCCTACCGCATGCTCGGGCGCGTCACCGACGCCGAGGACGTGGTGCAGGACGCCTGGCTGCGCTGGTCGGCGGCCGATCGGAGCGAGGTGCGCGAACCGCGCGCCTACCTGGTCCGCGTCACCACCCGCCTGGCGATCGACCGGCTGCGCCAGGTCAAGGCGCGCGGCGAGACGTACGTCGGCCCCTGGCTGCCCGAGCCGTATGTGACCGACTTCGGGGACACCGTGCCCGACACCGCCGAGCAGGCCGTCCTCGCCGACTCGGTCTCCCTCGCGGTCCTGGTCGTCATGGAGTCGCTGTCACCGCTGGAGCGGGCGGTGTTCGTCCTCAGGGAGGCCTTCGGCTACCCCTACGCCGACATCGCCGCCATGCTCGACCGCGGCGAACCCGCCGTACGGCAGCTCGCGGGGCGGGCCCGCAGGCACGTCGAGGAACGACGGCCGCGCTACGAGGTCGACCCGGTCCGGCGCCGCGATCTGACGGAGCGTTTCCTCGCCGCCGCGGGCGGAGGCGACCTGGAGGGGCTGATGTCGCTGCTCGCCCCGGACGTCCGGCTCGTCGGGGACAGCGGCGGCAAGACCAAGGCGCCGCTGCGGGTCCTGGAGTCGGCCGACCACGTGGGTCGTTTCCTCGTCGGCGTCGCCGAAAAGGGCGTCCCGGACATCAGCTGGCGCTTCCTGGAGCTCAACGGCGGACCGGCGGTGCTCGTCCTGTCGGGCGGAAAGCCCGACTCCGTCTTCCAGCTGGACGTCCTGGACGGCCGCATCCAGTCCGTCTATGTCATCCGCAACCCCGACAAGCTGCGCTCCCTGCCTGCTGCCTGA
- a CDS encoding GntR family transcriptional regulator — MGTTQLETVPEPKYWHLKTVLSEALDSEFSVGEILPNERDLAARFGVARATLRQALEQLELEGRLQRRRGVGTTVAPPRVGVAVGSEQHAWPGAAGDDWQAVDCAAAVPPAAVADALGTDREQPVHIVRRSRMTHGQPVAAELLYIPEASVPELSAIDTPSGAARARAVLRELQRLELESRENAVELGSARADDAKELDRLPGAPVLVVTTRYLAGGRTAAVSVATYRADTCRLTFGDSGAVEIHEGPERRAS; from the coding sequence GTGGGGACCACGCAGCTGGAAACGGTGCCGGAACCGAAGTACTGGCATCTCAAGACGGTGCTCAGTGAAGCACTGGACTCCGAATTCTCCGTGGGCGAGATCCTGCCGAACGAGCGCGATCTCGCCGCCCGTTTCGGTGTCGCCCGTGCCACGCTCCGTCAGGCCCTGGAGCAGTTGGAGCTGGAAGGCAGGCTGCAGCGCCGCCGCGGTGTCGGGACGACCGTCGCGCCGCCGCGCGTGGGCGTGGCCGTCGGCAGCGAGCAGCACGCGTGGCCCGGTGCTGCCGGAGACGACTGGCAGGCCGTCGACTGCGCCGCCGCGGTGCCGCCCGCGGCCGTCGCGGACGCCCTCGGGACCGACCGCGAGCAGCCGGTGCACATCGTGCGCCGCTCCCGTATGACCCACGGTCAGCCTGTCGCCGCCGAGCTGCTGTACATCCCCGAGGCGTCGGTGCCGGAGCTCTCCGCCATAGACACTCCGTCCGGGGCGGCACGCGCGCGTGCCGTGCTGCGCGAACTGCAGCGCCTGGAGCTGGAGAGCCGGGAGAACGCCGTCGAACTCGGCTCGGCCCGCGCGGACGACGCGAAGGAACTGGACCGCCTGCCCGGGGCCCCGGTCCTCGTCGTCACCACCCGCTACCTGGCGGGGGGCCGCACCGCGGCCGTCTCGGTGGCCACCTACCGTGCGGACACCTGCCGGCTGACCTTCGGGGACTCCGGCGCGGTGGAGATCCACGAGGGCCCCGAGCGCCGGGCCTCCTGA
- a CDS encoding ROK family transcriptional regulator, whose product MGRLTGGDPSLLRRINSAVVLHALRATDCATLTEITRVTGLSRPTVEGVVEGLIESGLVVEKAADESVARRQGRPARRFRFRAEAGHLLGLDIGPHRVAALLSDLDGRVLGAVAKDVDETASADERLERLRTAVAELLRRAGVARDSLWAVGVASPGIVEADGTIRLCAALPEWTGLRLGERLSRSFKCPVLVENDANAAAVAEHWKGSATESDDVVFVLAGLSPGAGSLIGGRLHRGYGGAAGEIGALHLLGREVTPETLLSTTDEPLHPLDEQAVAAVFAQAREGDQRARAAVDRFIQRLVHDVAALVLALDPELVVVGGWAAGLDGVLEPLRRELARYCLRPPKVTLSLLGEAAVATGALRLALDHVEEQLFAVEGTVTARR is encoded by the coding sequence TTGGGGCGACTGACCGGCGGGGATCCCTCACTCCTGCGAAGAATCAATTCCGCGGTGGTACTGCACGCGCTGCGCGCCACGGACTGCGCGACGCTGACCGAGATCACCCGGGTGACGGGCCTGTCCCGGCCGACGGTCGAGGGGGTCGTCGAGGGGCTCATCGAGAGCGGCCTGGTGGTCGAGAAGGCGGCGGACGAGAGCGTCGCCCGGCGGCAGGGACGGCCCGCGCGGCGGTTCCGGTTCCGGGCCGAGGCCGGGCACCTGCTGGGCCTGGACATCGGGCCCCACCGGGTCGCCGCGCTCCTGTCCGACCTCGACGGCCGGGTGCTCGGCGCGGTGGCCAAGGACGTCGACGAGACGGCCTCGGCCGACGAACGTCTGGAGCGGCTGCGCACTGCGGTCGCCGAACTGCTGCGCCGGGCCGGGGTCGCGCGCGACTCGCTGTGGGCCGTGGGGGTCGCCTCGCCGGGCATCGTGGAGGCGGACGGGACCATACGGCTGTGCGCGGCGCTGCCCGAGTGGACGGGGCTGCGTCTCGGCGAGCGGCTGAGCCGTTCCTTCAAGTGCCCGGTGCTGGTGGAGAACGACGCCAACGCGGCCGCGGTCGCCGAGCACTGGAAGGGCTCCGCCACCGAGTCCGACGACGTGGTGTTCGTGCTGGCCGGGCTGAGTCCGGGGGCCGGTTCGCTGATCGGCGGGCGGTTGCACCGGGGGTACGGCGGGGCGGCCGGGGAGATCGGCGCGTTGCATCTGCTCGGCCGCGAGGTCACCCCCGAGACACTGCTGTCCACCACGGACGAGCCTTTGCACCCGCTCGACGAGCAGGCGGTCGCCGCGGTCTTCGCGCAGGCCCGGGAGGGCGACCAGCGGGCCCGCGCGGCCGTGGACCGGTTCATCCAGCGGCTCGTCCACGACGTGGCGGCGCTCGTCCTGGCCCTCGACCCGGAACTCGTCGTGGTCGGCGGCTGGGCGGCCGGCCTGGACGGCGTACTGGAGCCGCTGCGGCGCGAGTTGGCCCGCTACTGTCTGCGGCCGCCGAAGGTCACCCTGTCGCTGCTGGGCGAGGCGGCCGTGGCGACGGGCGCGCTGCGCCTTGCTCTCGACCATGTGGAGGAGCAGTTGTTCGCGGTGGAGGGCACGGTCACGGCGCGGCGGTGA
- a CDS encoding response regulator transcription factor, with amino-acid sequence MPVTVLLVDDEPLVRAGLRAVLEAQPDIEVVGEAADGAAVIPLVRQLRPDVVAMDVRMPLLDGIEATRAVLRTVDKPPKILVVTTFENDEYVYEALRAGADGFLLKRARPAEIVHAVRLVAEGESLLFPASVRQLAAQYGEEGGNRAARAAMERAQLTEREAEVLRLMARGLSNAEIATRLIVGTETVKSHVSGVLAKLGARDRTQAVIAAYESGFVAPG; translated from the coding sequence ATGCCGGTCACCGTTCTCCTCGTCGACGACGAACCCCTCGTACGCGCCGGTCTGCGGGCGGTGCTCGAGGCGCAGCCCGACATCGAGGTCGTCGGCGAGGCGGCCGACGGGGCGGCGGTGATCCCCCTGGTACGGCAGCTGCGGCCCGACGTGGTCGCCATGGACGTACGGATGCCGCTGCTGGACGGTATCGAGGCCACGCGCGCGGTACTGCGGACGGTCGACAAGCCGCCGAAGATCCTCGTGGTGACGACGTTCGAGAACGACGAGTACGTGTACGAGGCACTGCGGGCCGGTGCCGACGGGTTTCTGCTGAAGCGGGCCCGGCCGGCCGAGATCGTGCACGCGGTGCGGCTGGTCGCCGAGGGCGAGTCCCTGCTGTTCCCCGCCTCGGTACGACAGCTGGCCGCCCAGTACGGCGAGGAGGGCGGCAACCGTGCCGCCCGGGCCGCGATGGAGCGGGCCCAGCTGACCGAGCGGGAGGCCGAGGTGCTGCGGCTGATGGCGCGCGGTCTGTCCAACGCGGAGATCGCCACACGGTTGATCGTCGGCACGGAGACCGTGAAGTCGCACGTCAGCGGCGTCCTGGCGAAGCTGGGGGCGCGGGACCGGACGCAGGCGGTGATCGCGGCGTACGAGTCGGGGTTCGTGGCGCCGGGGTGA
- a CDS encoding sensor histidine kinase, whose amino-acid sequence MVRLLRPFRRAVTYTRWLHLFIAVVWPAMWMFVEEAWWTWLVAAVTLAPAALVPAMRTVEGLQARLLLTGHRHNSESSDIVVAPSASWSDRGRLVLWLEARLLLGYATAMLSMQLLISSVDLVASALGRDVDEGVLILLDGHRWWHVLLAPLSLAALAATVVGSGRLITALALRLLGPSPAERLAAMEERTEQLLERTRIARELHDSIGHALTVAVVQAGAARAAGDPAFTDRALDAIEETGRAALEDLERVLGILRESDRPVSGRPTLTDADRLLESARASGAKVEAELTGPVDTVPGPVSREGYRILQESLTNVLRHAGAVPVRIRIEVTGEALALEVRNPLTADIPGPGRGSGLRGIRERAALLGGRARTGPDRGDWQVHAELPLR is encoded by the coding sequence ATGGTCCGCTTGCTGCGCCCGTTCCGTCGGGCGGTGACGTACACACGATGGCTGCATCTGTTCATCGCCGTCGTGTGGCCGGCCATGTGGATGTTCGTCGAGGAAGCGTGGTGGACCTGGCTGGTGGCGGCCGTGACGCTCGCGCCCGCGGCTCTGGTGCCCGCGATGCGCACCGTGGAGGGGCTGCAGGCGAGGCTGCTGCTGACAGGGCACCGGCACAACAGCGAGAGCAGCGACATCGTCGTCGCGCCGTCGGCGTCCTGGAGCGACCGGGGACGGCTGGTCCTGTGGCTGGAGGCGCGGCTGCTGCTCGGCTACGCGACGGCGATGTTGAGCATGCAACTGCTCATCAGCTCGGTGGACCTGGTGGCGTCGGCCTTAGGACGTGACGTCGACGAGGGCGTCCTGATCCTCCTCGACGGCCACCGGTGGTGGCACGTCCTGCTCGCGCCCCTGTCGCTGGCCGCGCTGGCGGCGACCGTGGTCGGTTCGGGCCGTCTGATCACCGCGCTCGCGCTCCGGCTCCTCGGTCCCTCCCCGGCCGAGCGCCTGGCCGCCATGGAGGAGCGCACCGAGCAGCTCCTGGAGCGCACCCGCATCGCGCGCGAGCTGCACGACTCCATCGGGCACGCCCTGACCGTCGCCGTCGTCCAGGCGGGCGCCGCGCGGGCGGCCGGCGATCCGGCCTTCACGGACCGTGCCCTGGACGCCATCGAGGAGACCGGCCGGGCCGCGCTGGAGGACCTGGAGCGTGTCCTCGGCATCCTGCGCGAGTCCGACCGGCCGGTGAGCGGCCGGCCCACGCTGACGGACGCCGACCGGCTCCTGGAGTCCGCGCGCGCGTCCGGCGCCAAGGTGGAGGCCGAACTGACCGGGCCGGTGGACACCGTGCCCGGGCCGGTCTCCCGGGAGGGCTACCGGATCCTCCAGGAGTCGCTGACCAATGTGCTGCGGCACGCGGGAGCCGTCCCGGTCCGGATCCGTATCGAGGTCACGGGCGAGGCACTCGCCCTGGAGGTCCGCAATCCGCTGACGGCCGACATACCCGGCCCCGGACGGGGCAGCGGGCTGCGCGGGATACGCGAACGGGCGGCCCTGCTCGGCGGCCGCGCGCGCACCGGGCCCGACCGGGGTGACTGGCAGGTGCATGCCGAGTTGCCGCTCCGCTGA